The genomic region AAGAGATGGCCATCTGGCTCATACCGGACATGAAGTGTCCGCTGGTACAGCCTCCTGCCAGTCTTGCCCCGATGATCATGAAAAAGCCCGAAACGAAGCTCCAGATGAGTCTGGAGAGAACAGAGTTGTTCTTGTATTTCTTCCATCCCGTAGGTATCAGGGAGAACCTGAAACTCTTGGTAATGAAAACAGAGGTGATGAAACCACCGAACAGAGCACCAAGCAGCAGCACCCCTTCCCATGCACCTGAATCCTCGATATGCTTGAGGTAGCTGTATTTCTCCGGGTCAAGATCGAAGATCAGGCCTGCAAAGTAAGGGACATAGGTTGAAGCACCTATGGGTCTGTCCGCCCCGTAGATGGAAAAGGTCAAAAGCAGAAGTCCCGACATCAGTATGCCGCCGGTCCACCATGGTAATCGACTCATAATAATCCTTATATTTTATTTTTGTGATTATAACATAAAGCTATGACTAATATAAAATAAGATTATTTTAATAGGATGTTCATTTTTTTTGAAATGCTTCAATCTCTTTTTTGAGGCATGCTTCGTATTCTTTATCATAGAAGCGCATGGTTTTCATATAACTTCTGTAACTTTTCTTGAAACATGCTTTATGAAACAGTTCGATGAGGTCACAATTGGCCTGCTTGCCCGCTTTACATGTGGAGATGCGCTGTGTTTCGATCTTCTGACTCATATCGCTGCTATATTTCAGATTATAGATATAAGAGACAAGGAAAACAATGCCAACAAGGATAACCGACTGCCTGGTCCACTTCATCTGCTTTTCCTTTCTGTAAGATGATCATCCTATAGTATACAGAAACATCTTTTAGTAAAGATTTTGTTATACTTCCAACACTATTTACCTGGTGGAGTAATAATAAGGATGCAAGCAATGGAAAACAAAAACGAAGAACCGAAACTGAAGAAAGTTGTCGATGCCGCTGACGGCTTGAGCCTCGGCATCTCCATGGTCGTAGCTGTGCTCATCGGTGTGGCCATAGGGCTGGGACTGAAGAAAGTGACCGGGGCCACCTGGACTTTGTGGATAGGGGTATTCATCGGTATCGGTGCCGCTGTGCTGAATGTCTATAAAGCGTATGAGAAGCAGAAAAGATCACTCGATGAACTGGCGCATGACCCGCGATACCGGAACTACAGAACACCCAGAACGGACGATGAGGACGAGGATGACAAGTATTAACAAACAGCTCCTGATCGTACTTGTCATTTCTGACATCCTGCTCATTGCAGCCTCTCTAATATTTTTTGATATTAAAGTGCTCTGGAATACACAGATAGGTTTTATTTCCGCAACATTGGTGATGATCGCTTCAATGATCTCCTACCGCCGAATGGTCAATGCCAGGGTAGAGCACAATGTCATTACCATGGATGATTCCAAAGATGTCATCGACAAACTGGAAGATCCGTACGATCTTTACAGCGAAGAGGTAAAAGAGGATGAGAATGACGAGAAGGAGTTTGCCGAGGTCGTCAAGGAGGAGAAGAAGAAACTCAAAGAGAACAAACGTACGCTCTTCCAGGTACTCAAAGACACAAAAGCGGCACTCTCCATCTACAGACTGGGTGCCTATGGCGTACTGATACTCGGCTTTCTCTACCTGAACCGCCACGGCCTGCTGCACATTCCGAGTTACATTGTGGCATTGGGCTTACCGCCTGTGCTCATCGTCACCATCCTGATAAAAAACAAAGAAAACCATAGTCAAGATACGATAAAATGAATCATATCAGCCAGAGGGACCTCTATATGACAAAAACTTTTTTAAGCGCTTTGGCGTTTCTGACACTTGCTTTGCAGGGTATGCAGGCAGATGATTTCAAATGTACGACACAACCCATTCAGCCTCCGCTGCGGATCATCGACAAGCCCATAGATTTCGGCAAAAATCGTGTGGAGATGACCAAAGCGTATATCAAACAGCATTACGGGCTCAAGGTCAAGAACATCAAGATCACGCCGCGCATCATTGTTCTGCACTGGACAGCGGAGATGAGCCTCAAAAAATCGTTCAACAGGCTCAAGCCCGAAAAACTCCTTACCGACAGAAAAGACATCGCCAAAGCATCAGCACTCAATGTCTCTTCACAGTTCATGGTAGACCGTGACGGAACCATCTACCGTCTGATGCCTGAGAACTGGATGGCACGCCATGTCATCGGCCTGAATTATTCGAGTATCGGTATCGAGAATATCGGAGGGAAGGGGAACAAAGCAGAAGACCTGACCCCTGCACAGTTACGTTCGAACATCGCGCTTGTGCGCTACCTGAAGGCCAGATACCCGAGCATACAGTACCTCATAGGACACTATGAATACCGGCAGATGGAAAAGACTCCTCTCTGGCTGGAGAAGGACAAAGGGTACCGTACCGTCAAGAACGACCCGGGTAAAAAGTTCATGAGAGATGTACGCAGAAACGTCAAAGACCTGAAGCTCAAAACACCGCCCAAAGGCAGATGATGCACTCTGCCTTCTCCACCCTGGACTGGATGATATTCGCATCCTATTTTCTGGTCCTCATTATTACTTCAGTGCTGTTAAGCCAGGGAAAGATCGAAAATACCAGAGACTATTTCGTAGGAAGCAACAGGGTACCCATGTTCGCCGTGGCGATCTCGGTACTGGCCACTTCACAGTCTGCCGCCACCTTTCTTGGCGGGCCGGAGTACTCCTACGGCAAAGACCTGACCTTCATCGGATTCTACCTCTCTGCTTTCCTGGCCATCATTTTTGTTGCCAAAGTCCTCATTCCCCGTTTTTATGCCATCAAGGCTGTAACGGTCTATGAACTGCTGGAGAAGCGCTACGGTGCCTCGGCGAAGAAGCAGGCGGGTGTGATGTTCCTTGTAGGGCGTCTCTTCGCTTCGGGTGCCAGACTCTACATCGGGGCACTGGCGATCTCGATGATCCTTTTTCTTGATATAGCGGCCGTGCATGTGGCCATCTCCATTGCCATTCTGATGCTCGGAGCACTGGCCTATGTCTATTTCGGCGGTGTGAAGTCTGTCATCTTCTCGGACATTATTCAGGCAGTCACCTACATCGGTGCAGGGATCGCGGTGCTGGTCTATCTTTATATGAGTATCAACACCGATATGGGTACTATTATCTCCACCCTTGAGGCAGACCACAAACTCAGAGTGCTTGACTGGTCGATGAGCGGCGGTTTCTCTGTCTGGGCACTGCTTGGCGGGTGGCTGCTGCTCAACATTGCCGCCTATGGACTCGACCAGGACATGACCCAGAGGGCATTGACCTGTAAAGACACCAAAGAGGCGCAGAACTCTTTAATGTTCTCCATCTACATGACCATTCCTGTGGCCATCCTGTTTCTTTTTATCGGACTGCTGCTCTATCTTTTCTATCAGCATCCTGAACTCTCCGGCCTCAATACCGAAGTGGTACAGAAATTCGAAGGAGAGAAGATCACGATCTTCATGTATTATATTCTTCATGAAATGCCCGAAGGCATGCGCGGACTGGTAACGGTAGGGGCCGTGGCAGCGGCACTCTCTTCATCAAACTCCGTACTGGGAGCAATGTCCTCTGTGGCCATCGAGGATCTCTACAAACCGTGGAGACTCAAAAGAGACAGTGTGGACGAGATGCATTTCGTAGAAGCCGGAAGGACTGCCGTGCTCCTCTTTGCCCTGGCACTCTCGGCCATGGCAATGGTGAGCTACTACTGGCAGCGCTACACCGAACTGCCGCTGCTCAGTTTTGCACTGGGTGTTATGGCTTTCGCCTATACCGGACTTCTGGGTGTGTACGGTGCTGCCATCTTTACCAAACGGGGAAGTGCTGTGACCGTACCGCTTTCGCTGATAG from Sulfurovum riftiae harbors:
- a CDS encoding AtpZ/AtpI family protein, which gives rise to MENKNEEPKLKKVVDAADGLSLGISMVVAVLIGVAIGLGLKKVTGATWTLWIGVFIGIGAAVLNVYKAYEKQKRSLDELAHDPRYRNYRTPRTDDEDEDDKY
- a CDS encoding sodium:solute symporter → MMHSAFSTLDWMIFASYFLVLIITSVLLSQGKIENTRDYFVGSNRVPMFAVAISVLATSQSAATFLGGPEYSYGKDLTFIGFYLSAFLAIIFVAKVLIPRFYAIKAVTVYELLEKRYGASAKKQAGVMFLVGRLFASGARLYIGALAISMILFLDIAAVHVAISIAILMLGALAYVYFGGVKSVIFSDIIQAVTYIGAGIAVLVYLYMSINTDMGTIISTLEADHKLRVLDWSMSGGFSVWALLGGWLLLNIAAYGLDQDMTQRALTCKDTKEAQNSLMFSIYMTIPVAILFLFIGLLLYLFYQHPELSGLNTEVVQKFEGEKITIFMYYILHEMPEGMRGLVTVGAVAAALSSSNSVLGAMSSVAIEDLYKPWRLKRDSVDEMHFVEAGRTAVLLFALALSAMAMVSYYWQRYTELPLLSFALGVMAFAYTGLLGVYGAAIFTKRGSAVTVPLSLIGGFLTVLLLQPYVLGAIFDFKLGFAWQILIGTVVAFGIMMFGKDKKQRSMK
- a CDS encoding YeeE/YedE thiosulfate transporter family protein, with amino-acid sequence MSRLPWWTGGILMSGLLLLTFSIYGADRPIGASTYVPYFAGLIFDLDPEKYSYLKHIEDSGAWEGVLLLGALFGGFITSVFITKSFRFSLIPTGWKKYKNNSVLSRLIWSFVSGFFMIIGARLAGGCTSGHFMSGMSQMAISSMIFGGVVLVTVIVTGRLFYNVKEK
- a CDS encoding N-acetylmuramoyl-L-alanine amidase; translated protein: MTKTFLSALAFLTLALQGMQADDFKCTTQPIQPPLRIIDKPIDFGKNRVEMTKAYIKQHYGLKVKNIKITPRIIVLHWTAEMSLKKSFNRLKPEKLLTDRKDIAKASALNVSSQFMVDRDGTIYRLMPENWMARHVIGLNYSSIGIENIGGKGNKAEDLTPAQLRSNIALVRYLKARYPSIQYLIGHYEYRQMEKTPLWLEKDKGYRTVKNDPGKKFMRDVRRNVKDLKLKTPPKGR